The following coding sequences lie in one Delphinus delphis chromosome 9, mDelDel1.2, whole genome shotgun sequence genomic window:
- the INMT gene encoding LOW QUALITY PROTEIN: indolethylamine N-methyltransferase (The sequence of the model RefSeq protein was modified relative to this genomic sequence to represent the inferred CDS: deleted 2 bases in 2 codons; substituted 1 base at 1 genomic stop codon), with translation MEGKLYTGEDYKKFDSEDYLKTYYAFDSGTVAENEILKFNLKNLFETFSSAGVRGDVLINTGPGPTIYQLLSACEAFREIIASDHLQQNPQEVKKWLKKEPGAYDLSPAMQXVCELEGDRSKWQEKEARLQRTVTRLLKWDVNQPHPLGLTQVPPVDCVLTLLALECACHDVDAYRAAGRGLVGLLKPGGHLVTAVALRTQHYMVGAKKFFGLHREKETVEKALQEAGCQVLRCQYSRVISSEAHCTNEGICSVVARKSPRA, from the exons ATGGAGGGCAAGCTGTACACAGGAGAGGACTACAAG AAGTTCGACTCCGAGGACTACTTAAAGACGTACTACGCCTTCGATTCAGGCACCGTAGCTGAAAATGAAATCTTGAAATTTAACCTGAAAAACCTCTTTGAAACCTTCTCTTCAG CAGGAGTGAGAGGTGACGTCCTGATCAACACTGGCCCAGGCCCCACCATCTACCAGCTGCTCTCGGCCTGTGAAGCCTTCCGGGAGATCATCGCCTCAGACCACTTGCAGCAGAACCCCCAGGAGGTGAAGAAGTGGCTGAAGAAGGAGCCAGGGGCCTACGACTTGTCCCCAGCCATGCAGTAGGTGTGTGAGCTGGAGGGAGACAG GAGCAAGTGGCAGGAGAAGGAGGCCCGTCTCCAAAGGACAGTCACGCGG TTACTGAAGTGGGATGTGAACCAGCCACACCCACTGGGGCTCACCCAGGTGCCACCAGTTGACTGTGTGCTGACCCTGCTGGCCCTGGAGTGCGCCTGCCATGACGTGGACGCCTACCGGGCGGCCGGGCGAGGCCTGGTCGGCCTGCTGAAGCCGGGCGGGCACCTGGTCACCGCGGTAGCCCTGCGCACCCAGCACTACATGGTGGGCGCCAAGAAGTTCTTTGGGCTCCACCGGGAGAAGGAGACAGTGGAGAAGGCCTTGCAGGAGGCCGGCTGCCAGGTGCTGAGGTGCCAGTACTCCCGTGTCATCTCCTCAGAGGCCCACTGCACCAATGAGGGCATCTGCTCTGTGGTCGCCCGCAAGAGTCCCAGGGCCTGA